One Helicobacter suis HS1 genomic window, GCCTACTACATCATAAAGGATAGGAATGAAATTATTGCATGCTGTTGTCGTGTCTGGAGCACTTTGTGTGGGTCTGAATGCCCAAACAATTGGTTTGAATGCTTTTCCAGAATATGAACCCAAACCCGATCATGAAATGTTAGATCTAGCCGGTAAAGTGAGTGCAAAAAAGCTACTTGAGTATTTAACTGAAATGCGCATGCGCTATAACAAAATGGACGACAAAGAGAAGGCCGAGTTTTTAAAACACTTCCAAGATACTTTGGCTAAAAATATTGCTAAGCTTAAACCTGCGCAATTACAAAAAAGACTAGCAACGATTAAAAAAGCGCTAGAAACACGGGCACAAAAACTCGATCTTTTGAGAAAAGAAGTAGATGAGGAGTTTGAATACATTAGCTTTTGGCGCAAATCCCTAGATGCGGGGACATTTGAGCAAGATTTACACAAATACGGCTTTGTTCTCCCTGTTAAACCCGTTAAAGAATAATTAACGCAAACGCCTTTTACGCCTACGGCCTAACTTAATGATTTTTGAGGAGGGCTTTTGGGCTAACCCCCGATTATCTTCAATAATAATATCTGCTAGTTGTTTGGCTATTTCTGCATTGTAGACTTGTGCGCTTAAATTAGCCGAAGTGCTAAAAAGGGGGCCTAAATGCTCTAAAAATAATAAAACCTGTGGATCATAAACAACTCTAAAAGCTTTTGAGCCTTGCGCGCTTGGATAAACAAAGGTTGCTTTTAAGCGGCGCACTAGAGAACGCGCATGGGAGGGCACGCGTTTAGGTAGGGCTTTTAAACTGGGTAGTGTTTGTAAGAGTGGCTTATTAGGTGGGCTCTTTTTCACGCGATTAAGCATATCTGTGCTGTGACTAAAAAACCCCACTGTGGTATCACTCTGGGCTAAAATCACATTTGAATCAAAATTAAAATTTTGCTTATCCATTATTATCCTTTTTTGACTTGGCTAGTATTTTACCCCCCGCTAAAAAATGCGTCTTACTAGCGCGAGATTTTTAATGCATAAAGTGCGCTAATACTCAAGGCATGCATTCTAAAGACTAGAGAGGTTTATTAAATTAGCCCTCTTGGCTAAAAAACACCTCTGTTAATATAAGCTAAATTATGATAATAAGTTATCAATAACAATATACGGGGCGTTAATGGGATTTAAGGAAAAGATCTCTTGGATGCTGGTTGGTGTTTTGATTGTTAGTTTTGTAGCTTTTGCTGTGTTTGTAGAACGATTTATGCGTAGGACTATGATGCATGATGCTGAAACTGCTCTATTTTCATTGGCTAAAGCCAATACAGACTGGGTTGCCTCTTGGGAACATAATACCTCTAGAATTTTTAATGTGGGTGCGAGATTTGTAGCTTTAAACTGGTCAGAAACAAAGAATAACAAACAAACCCTTGCTAAGGAATTAGATTACCTAACTGGAAATTTAAGGGCTTTGCAAGCTTTTGTGGGGACAGAAGATGGCCAAATGTATACTAGCACTGGTATGGGTCACCCTCCAAAAGGATATGATCCTAGAGTGCGCTATTGGTATCAACAAGCGCGTACACAGAGAAAAACAATACTTTCTGGAGTCTTTAAAGATGCCTATAGTGGTAGATTAGTGATTTCTTATAGCGCACCTTTGATTGTGGACTCAAAATTTGTAGGTGTGTTAGGGGTGGATATTCCCATTGAATTTTTTCAAACCCATGCAAAACATTTGAGTAGTAAACAGGGTGAGGAATTAGAGTTTATTGATACCCATGGGCTTGTTTTGGGGTCTAGTGTGTTAAAAAGTGGTTCTAATATTGCAGATGAAAATTCCCCTCTTAAAAGCGTTGCTTCTAAAATTTTAAGTATCAAAGAGGGGATTTTGTATAGTATCGGGGCAAAAGGACAGAAAAGCTTTTTAGTTGTGCATACGACAGTGCCTGAGTATAACTAGAAAGCTATAGCCCGTATCCCTGTTTCAGTTGCGTTTAAAGATATTTCCAAATTGCGCCTACTCATGATTGTTATCTCCCTTTTAGGACTCTTTTTTACTTTGGGCATTATTCTTGGCTGGATTTATTATTTAATGCGCCCCTTAGATCACTTAAGACATTTAAGTTCTGATTTAATACTAGGCGATCGAGATTTAACCAAACGCTTGCCTGTAAAAAGCCAGAGTCAACGAGATGACATTGCCATCATCACACGCAATATCAACGCATTTATAGAAAGTATGTGGAGAGTGATTAGTGATTTTAAAAAGATAGTTGATCAACAAAGGAGTTTTTCCTCTCTTTTAGATGATCAAACTAAAACCATGCAAAATGGAATAGGTGAGATTATTACGATAGTTGGAAAATCTGTTCAGACTAGTCGGGATAATGCAGAGGAGGTTTTAAACGGCGCAAAAAACGCTGAAGCCAATGTTAAAAAGTTAAATCAGACAAGTGCACAATTAGAACAGATCAATGGACAGATAAAAGAATTAAGTGAGCATGCAGAGCATAATGCCACCCAAAGCCTAGAATGCTCGCATAAATTACAAGAAACAACAAAAAGCACAGATGATATTAAAAAGGTTTTAGTCATCATCAATGAGATTGCCGATCAAACCAATTTATTAGCTCTTAATGCGGCTATTGAAGCGGCTAGAGCCGGTGAACACGGCAGAGGGTTTGCGGTAGTGGCTGATGAGGTGAGAAAACTAGCTGAAAGAACCCAAAGTAGCCTTACAGAAATTGACAGTACAATTAATCAGGTGGTGCAAAGTGTCAATGAGATTAATAAAATCCTAAGTGTTAATGCCCAAGGCCTTCTCCAAACATCTAAATTAGTTACAGAGATACAGGGCATAATCAAGCAGAGTTCAGAAGATGTTTTAGGGATTGTTGCAAATGTTAGTGAAAGAACCAGAGTGTTACAGATAACCGTGCAAAATAGCCAAAATATCAACCAAGAAATTGAAAAAATTAACACCCTAACGCATGCACAATTAGAGAATGTATCCAATATACAAAAGGCAAGTGCATCTTTGGGTAATGTCTGTTCTACCTTGAGTGATGAGATCAAACAAATTAAAGTGTGATGGTTTTTAAAAAAATATTTTTACCGGAGGGCTGGTGGCAAAGAAGGTTTTACTTCTTAGGCTATATGTCAATAGATCATGCTAAAATGGCGGGAAGTTTGTTTAAAATTTAAATATGGAGATTAGTTGTGAGTCTTGGGGTTAAAATCATCAGTATTTTTTTGGTTTCTTTTGTTGTTTTAGGGTGCACAATTATCTACATCACTGATCGAGAACAAAATAGTTTGCTTGCCTCCATCTTAAATATCCAAAAACGCGGTAACTTTAAGAGTCGGGAGGACGATTTACGCTACGCCACGCTTATAATAGAACAGGGGATAGCCGGTTTTTATGCTACCCTTCCAAGAGAGCAAGCCCAAAAAAAGGCACTTGAATTTTTTGGCAAAATCAACGACGATAAGGGTATGATTTACATGGTGGTTGTGGATAAAGAGGGTAAGGTGCTCTTTGATCCAGTCAATCCAACTACAGTGGGTAAAAGCGGTTTAGAACTCTCTAGCGCAGATGGGGTGCATTATGTAGAGGGGTATATCAAAGCGGCTAATAAAGGGGGAGGTTATACTTACTACCAAATGCCCAAGTTTGCCGGTGGTACTCCAGAACCTAAAGTCGCTTATAGCCATTATGACCCGGTCAGTCAGATGGTCATTGTTTCTACCACCTATTACAGCGATATTTTGCAAGCTTCTAGTCAAACCCGTCAAAGAGTGCAGCATATGATTTTGAAAAATATTTACACTTTGGCTTACTGGGTTATAGGTGTTGCACTTGCTCTGATTATTCTAGTTGTCATTTTGAATTATTATGTTGTGGTTAGACGCCTTAATGTCTTAGTAGCAAACGTGCATGATTTTAGTTTAGGCGATCGGGATTTAACCCGCCGCATTAAGATTGCTAATAGAAACGATGAGATTGACAAAGTTGGCGAGGGGGTTAACCGTTTTGTAGAAAACATTCAAGGGTTTTTCAATGCGATTAAATCTAACATTAAGGATAATACCGGCGTTGCTGAAAATTTAAACGCAAGTACTAGTGGCGCACTTGCGGGTATGAGTAAAAGAACCCAAATGATCACACAAATCAAAGATAAAAGTGTAGAAATTAGCGCGGTGATGAGTAGGACGGTTGGTGAGGCCCAAGAAAGCCAAAAAAGTTTAGCAGAAGTACAAGACTCTATTAAAGCCTCTAATACAGCCATTACCGATCTATTTGGACAAATTACAGAAGCCTCCCATACAGAAGAAGAACTAGCCAGCAAAGTAGAACAACTCAGTAAAAACGCTGATAGTGTTAAAAGCATTTTGCATATCATTAATGATATTGCCGATCAAACTAATTTATTAGCCCTGAATGCTGCTATTGAGGCCGCACGCGCGGGCGAACATGGTAGAGGTTTTGCTGTGGTGGCTGATGAGGTAAGAAATTTAGCCGCACGAACGCAAAAAAGCTTAGCTGAAATTAATTCAACAATTGGGGTAATTGTTCAAGAAATTAATGATGTGAGTAACCAGATGAATTTAAATTCTAAAAAGATTGAGGAATTAAGCGGGGTGAGTTTAGGCGTGCAAAAGCAGTTTACTAGCATGAGTGAGAATTTGGCAAGCACGATAGAGCGCGTTAATGCCTCCATTGATGGCGTTGCTAGTACTAAAAAAGATGTTGATGGCATTTTGCATGATTTTGTTCTCATTGAGGAAATTAATGCAAAATCTGCTAAAGAGGCCACGCAAATTATAGAAATCACCAAGTTTTTAAGCAATGCCACCACCGATCTGAATAGTAAAATCATCCAATTTAAATCTTAAAATGATTTTAGGGATTGATCCGGGTAGCTCTAAATGCGGGTATGGAATCATTGAGGGGGGTAAATTGGTAGGAGCCGGGTTTATCCATATTAAAGCTAAGCACCTACAGGCACAGATTTTAGAAGTAGTGGCCGGGTT contains:
- a CDS encoding DUF1104 domain-containing protein produces the protein MKLLHAVVVSGALCVGLNAQTIGLNAFPEYEPKPDHEMLDLAGKVSAKKLLEYLTEMRMRYNKMDDKEKAEFLKHFQDTLAKNIAKLKPAQLQKRLATIKKALETRAQKLDLLRKEVDEEFEYISFWRKSLDAGTFEQDLHKYGFVLPVKPVKE
- a CDS encoding Sua5/YciO/YrdC/YwlC family protein — protein: MDKQNFNFDSNVILAQSDTTVGFFSHSTDMLNRVKKSPPNKPLLQTLPSLKALPKRVPSHARSLVRRLKATFVYPSAQGSKAFRVVYDPQVLLFLEHLGPLFSTSANLSAQVYNAEIAKQLADIIIEDNRGLAQKPSSKIIKLGRRRKRRLR
- a CDS encoding PDC sensor domain-containing protein — translated: MLVGVLIVSFVAFAVFVERFMRRTMMHDAETALFSLAKANTDWVASWEHNTSRIFNVGARFVALNWSETKNNKQTLAKELDYLTGNLRALQAFVGTEDGQMYTSTGMGHPPKGYDPRVRYWYQQARTQRKTILSGVFKDAYSGRLVISYSAPLIVDSKFVGVLGVDIPIEFFQTHAKHLSSKQGEELEFIDTHGLVLGSSVLKSGSNIADENSPLKSVASKILSIKEGILYSIGAKGQKSFLVVHTTVPEYN
- a CDS encoding methyl-accepting chemotaxis protein, with translation MIVISLLGLFFTLGIILGWIYYLMRPLDHLRHLSSDLILGDRDLTKRLPVKSQSQRDDIAIITRNINAFIESMWRVISDFKKIVDQQRSFSSLLDDQTKTMQNGIGEIITIVGKSVQTSRDNAEEVLNGAKNAEANVKKLNQTSAQLEQINGQIKELSEHAEHNATQSLECSHKLQETTKSTDDIKKVLVIINEIADQTNLLALNAAIEAARAGEHGRGFAVVADEVRKLAERTQSSLTEIDSTINQVVQSVNEINKILSVNAQGLLQTSKLVTEIQGIIKQSSEDVLGIVANVSERTRVLQITVQNSQNINQEIEKINTLTHAQLENVSNIQKASASLGNVCSTLSDEIKQIKV
- a CDS encoding methyl-accepting chemotaxis protein; protein product: MSLGVKIISIFLVSFVVLGCTIIYITDREQNSLLASILNIQKRGNFKSREDDLRYATLIIEQGIAGFYATLPREQAQKKALEFFGKINDDKGMIYMVVVDKEGKVLFDPVNPTTVGKSGLELSSADGVHYVEGYIKAANKGGGYTYYQMPKFAGGTPEPKVAYSHYDPVSQMVIVSTTYYSDILQASSQTRQRVQHMILKNIYTLAYWVIGVALALIILVVILNYYVVVRRLNVLVANVHDFSLGDRDLTRRIKIANRNDEIDKVGEGVNRFVENIQGFFNAIKSNIKDNTGVAENLNASTSGALAGMSKRTQMITQIKDKSVEISAVMSRTVGEAQESQKSLAEVQDSIKASNTAITDLFGQITEASHTEEELASKVEQLSKNADSVKSILHIINDIADQTNLLALNAAIEAARAGEHGRGFAVVADEVRNLAARTQKSLAEINSTIGVIVQEINDVSNQMNLNSKKIEELSGVSLGVQKQFTSMSENLASTIERVNASIDGVASTKKDVDGILHDFVLIEEINAKSAKEATQIIEITKFLSNATTDLNSKIIQFKS